In Scleropages formosus chromosome 10, fSclFor1.1, whole genome shotgun sequence, a single genomic region encodes these proteins:
- the gpr184 gene encoding G protein-coupled receptor 184, with amino-acid sequence MNISLHPSEPAEFLRHPVSLHVNPAQRPAQTMNNHTVNKTCVDLSDSSSGDLLMTIYILAFVLGVITNLFTLGPIVQQVRSHNVLGVYLLSLAFSDLLYIFTMPVWIYYYHNHHHWNMSPWTCQLSGFFFYSNMYISIGLLCCISIDRCLTVSYPLQARTVRSSRYALIISAFVGLVVMTIHCLILIFDTSYPLDENKRCYEHYPMPLPVARFNLIRASLGFLCPLLVLAVCYWQIIRKVRHSEGVDQKAKQKVRRLSVAVIAIFSICFAPYHFLLTVRSLAAFYMPMKDYCHFEENLHFFFSCALAVSSLNSVMDPVLYVLSSDGVKKDIRLCLVRLRRGKLETKSFATNHVQLISSS; translated from the exons ATGAATATCTCTCTTCACCCTAGTGAACCAG CGGAATTTCTAAGGCATCCTGTGTCTCTTCATGTGAATCCTGCCCAAAGACCAGCCCAGACCATGAACAATCACACAGTCAACAAGACCTGTGTGGACTTATCAGACAGCTCCAGTGGCGACCTGCTGATGACCATTTACATCCTGGCCTTTGTGCTTGGTGTGATAACCAACCTGTTTACACTGGGGCCGATAGTTCAGCAAGTGCGTAGCCACAATGTGCTGGGGGTGTATCTGCTCAGCTTGGCCTTCTCGGACCTGCTCTACATCTTCACCATGCCGGTCTGGATATATTACTACCACAACCACCATCACTGGAATATGAGTCCGTGGACCTGCCAACTCTCTGGTTTCTTCTTCTACTCCAACATGTACATCAGCATTGGTCTACTGTGCTGCATCTCCATAGATCGCTGCCTGACTGTTTCATACCCTCTACAAGCAAGAACAGTACGCAGCTCTCGTTACGCATTGATAATCTCTGCCTTTGTCGGTCTTGTGGTGATGACTATACACTGTCTGATACTGATTTTCGACACCAGTTACCCCCTAGATGAAAACAAACGCTGCTATGAACACTATCCCATGCCCCTACCGGTGGCTCGCTTCAACCTGATCCGCGCcagcctgggtttcctctgtccGCTACTAGTGTTGGCTGTGTGCTATTGGCAGATCATCCGTAAAGTGCGGCACAGCGAAGGGGTTGACCAAAAAGCCAAGCAAAAGGTCCGGAGGCTGTCGGTGGCTGTGATTGCCATCTTCTCCATTTGCTTTGCTCCGTACCACTTCTTGCTAACAGTGCGGTCTCTAGCCGCCTTCTACATGCCGATGAAGGACTACTGCCACTTTGAAGAGAACCttcactttttcttctcctgtgcGTTGGCCGTGTCCAGCCTGAACAGCGTCATGGACCCTGTGCTCTACGTGCTGTCCAGCGATGGGGTAAAGAAGGACATTCGACTTTGCTTGGTGCGGTTGAGACGGGGCAAATTGGAAACCAAGAGTTTTGCCACGAACCATGTGCAGCTCATCAGCTCCTCCTGA